A single Cannabis sativa cultivar Pink pepper isolate KNU-18-1 chromosome 7, ASM2916894v1, whole genome shotgun sequence DNA region contains:
- the LOC115696901 gene encoding heat stress transcription factor A-4c produces MDESQGGSNSLPPFLAKTYEMVEDPSTDTVVSWSSSNKSFIVWNPLEFARDLLPRFFKHSNFSSFIRQLNTYGFRKVDPEQWEFSNDDFLRGQPQLLKNIHRRKPVHSHSLQNLQGQGTPQLAESERQSLKDEIERLQHDLQELAVESQRYENERRALEIQKCGLKEQFHKSEQQQQGIVSLLSQVLQKRGFAVNFSQLEANVRKRRLPKIGTKDNSTGSPELLRIDNVGNSVLNLIVDKVEQLEASLLFWEDIVHDFSNVHLQSSSNIELDESTGCAESPSISCVQLNIDIRSKSPGIDVNSDPAPIVTSEPFVAKEQSVKEPENAATTTATVRTGANDVFWEQFLTENPGSSDTQEVQSERKDSDERRNENNPGDRGKFWWSMRNVNNLTEQMGHLTPAEKT; encoded by the exons ATGGATGAATCTCAGGGCGGCTCGAATTCACTGCCTCCTTTCCTTGCAAAAACCTATGAAATGGTAGAAGACCCTTCAACAGATACAGTCGTGTCATGGAGTTCTTCTAATAAGAGCTTCATTGTGTGGAATCCGCTGGAGTTTGCAAGAGATTTGCTGCCTAGATTCTTTAAGCACAGTAACttttcaagcttcatcagacaGCTGAACACATAT GGTTTTAGAAAAGTTGATCCAGAGCAATGGGAATTCTCAAATGATGATTTCTTAAGAGGTCAGCCACAACTTCTTAAAAATATCCACAGAAGGAAGCCAGTTCACAGCCATTCTTTGCAGAATCTTCAAGGTCAGGGAACTCCACAATTGGCTGAATCTGAAAGACAGAGTCttaaagatgagattgagaggCTTCAACATGACTTACAGGAGCTTGCCGTGGAGTCTCAGAGGTATGAGAATGAGCGGCGGGCATTGGAAATACAAAAGTGCGGTTTAAAAGAACAGTTTCACAAAAGCGAACAGCAACAACAAGGCATTGTTTCTCTGTTATCTCAGGTTTTACAGAAACGAGGGTTTGCCGTCAATTTTTCACAATTGGAGGCCAATGTGAGAAAGAGAAGATTACCGAAAATTGGCACAAAAGATAACTCAACGGGGAGTCCTGAATTGTTACGTATAGATAATGTTGGTAATTCAGTTTTGAACTTAATTGTGGACAAGGTAGAGCAGTTGGAGGCATCCCTGTTATTCTGGGAAGATATTGTTCATGATTTTTCGAATGTTCATTTGCAAAGTAGTTCAAACATTGAGTTGGATGAATCTACTGGTTGTGCCGAAAGTCCATCTATTTCCTGTGTACAGCTTAATATTGACATCAGATCGAAGTCCCCTGGGATTGATGTGAACTCTGATCCTGCTCCAATTGTTACTTCAGAGCCTTTTGTCGCAAAAGAACAATCTGTAAAGGAACCAGAGAATGCGGCTACCACTACTGCTACTGTGCGGACTGGGGCCAACGATGTATTCTGGGAACAGTTCTTGACTGAGAATCCTGGTTCTTCAGACACTCAGGAAGTTCAGTCAGAAAGGAAGGATTCTGATGAGAGAAGGAATGAGAACAATCCTGGTGATCGGGGCAAGTTTTGGTGGAGCATGAGGAATGTAAATAATCTCACAGAACAGATGGGACATCTTACACCAGCAGAGAAAACTTGA